A single window of Ignavibacteriota bacterium DNA harbors:
- a CDS encoding N-acetyltransferase yields the protein MSEEKKYYVDKFAVVDDNVEIGEGTKIWHFSHVQSGAKLGKKCVLGQNVNIANNVTIGNFVKIQNNVSVYEGVTLEDYVFCGPSMVFTNILDPRSKYPQVGAQYYIKTLVKEGASLGANSTIVCGHTIGRFAFVGAGSVVTKDVPDFALVVGNPAKIIGWFSEAGQKLKFDENGIAHCEKSGKTYKFVDNKVIEV from the coding sequence ATGAGCGAAGAAAAAAAATATTATGTTGATAAATTTGCGGTCGTTGATGATAACGTAGAAATTGGCGAAGGCACAAAAATATGGCATTTTTCTCACGTTCAAAGCGGAGCTAAGTTAGGTAAAAAATGTGTACTAGGTCAAAATGTTAATATCGCGAATAATGTAACTATTGGAAATTTTGTGAAAATCCAAAATAATGTTTCTGTGTATGAAGGCGTAACTTTAGAAGATTATGTGTTCTGCGGACCGTCAATGGTTTTTACAAATATTTTGGATCCGAGAAGTAAATATCCTCAAGTAGGGGCCCAATATTATATAAAGACTTTGGTTAAAGAAGGCGCGTCATTGGGAGCCAATTCAACTATAGTTTGCGGACATACAATAGGAAGATTCGCGTTTGTTGGAGCCGGTTCAGTTGTGACAAAAGATGTTCCGGATTTTGCATTGGTGGTTGGAAATCCCGCAAAAATAATTGGCTGGTTCAGCGAAGCGGGACAAAAATTAAAATTCGATGAAAATGGAATTGCTCATTGTGAAAAATCGGGCAAGACTTATAAATTTGTCGATAATAAAGTAATTGAAGTTTGA
- a CDS encoding Gfo/Idh/MocA family oxidoreductase has translation MKNFAITGVAGYIAPRHLQAIKDTGNNLIAALDPHDSVGILDRYFPNVGFFVDFERFERYVEMLHRKSITERIHYLSICSPNFLHDAHIRLALRTDADAICEKPIVLNPWNLDALEELENETGKKIYNILQLREHQAIIDLKNKVETEKKNSKHEIILTYITSRGSWYDYSWKGVKEKSGGVATNIGVHFFDMLGWIFGKVQTNKLYLNEPRKVSGFLEFERANVRWFLSIDKSDLPSEAVNENKTTYRSLKLDGEEFHFSDGFTELHTKVYQSILNGKGFGVNDARQSIEIVHEIRNAKVDDKAEYAHPILGK, from the coding sequence ATGAAAAACTTTGCCATTACCGGCGTTGCCGGATATATTGCGCCAAGGCATCTTCAAGCAATAAAAGATACAGGTAATAATTTAATCGCGGCATTGGATCCACATGATTCTGTGGGAATTCTTGACCGCTATTTCCCGAATGTAGGTTTTTTTGTTGACTTTGAAAGATTTGAAAGATATGTGGAAATGCTGCATAGAAAATCGATAACTGAAAGAATACATTATTTAAGTATTTGTTCGCCGAATTTTTTACACGACGCTCACATACGTTTGGCATTAAGAACGGACGCTGACGCTATTTGTGAAAAACCGATTGTGTTGAATCCATGGAATCTAGACGCTTTAGAAGAACTGGAAAATGAGACTGGAAAAAAAATCTATAATATACTTCAGCTTAGAGAACATCAAGCAATAATTGATTTGAAAAATAAAGTAGAAACAGAAAAGAAAAATTCAAAACATGAAATTATTCTAACTTACATTACATCAAGAGGTTCGTGGTATGATTATTCATGGAAAGGAGTTAAAGAAAAATCCGGCGGAGTAGCTACAAATATCGGAGTCCATTTTTTTGATATGTTAGGATGGATTTTCGGCAAAGTGCAGACAAATAAATTATATTTGAACGAGCCGAGAAAAGTAAGCGGATTTTTAGAGTTTGAACGCGCAAACGTCAGATGGTTTTTGTCTATTGACAAATCGGACCTTCCTTCGGAAGCAGTTAATGAAAATAAAACAACTTACCGTTCTCTTAAACTTGACGGTGAAGAATTTCATTTCAGTGACGGTTTTACGGAACTGCACACTAAAGTTTATCAGTCAATTTTAAATGGTAAGGGTTTTGGAGTAAATGACGCAAGACAATCAATTGAGATTGTGCACGAAATCAGAAATGCGAAAGTTGATGATAAAGCTGAATATGCCCATCCGATTCTTGGGAAGTGA
- the wecB gene encoding UDP-N-acetylglucosamine 2-epimerase (non-hydrolyzing) codes for MKISIVFGTRPEAIKLIPLIIELKKNSNFEVNICVTAQHREMLDQVLEIFDIVPDVDLDLMQPNQSLGKLTAKVISSIDDYFKSYQPDIVLVQGDTTTVMAVSLVAFYHKVKVGHVEAGLRTFKKYSPFPEEMNRVLTSRIAELHFAPTKISMNNLLNEGIPKDRIFVTGNTVIDALYLAIDKVNEVNPIIDGLKEVKIEELKPYVLITGHRRENFGEGFINICESIAQLADKYNNYHFIYPVHLNPNVQEPVNKILGRKRNIKLLNPQTYLPFISLMMNSEIILTDSGGVQEEAPSLGKPVLVMRDDTERPEALNAGTVKLVGTDKLKIITELSNLIDDKSAYEKMANSINPYGDGLASKRISDILLNML; via the coding sequence ATGAAAATTTCCATTGTATTTGGAACTAGACCCGAAGCTATAAAATTAATACCTTTAATTATTGAATTAAAAAAGAATAGTAACTTTGAAGTTAATATCTGCGTTACTGCTCAACATAGAGAAATGCTTGATCAAGTTTTAGAAATATTTGATATTGTTCCGGATGTAGATTTAGATTTAATGCAGCCAAACCAATCACTTGGTAAATTAACCGCAAAAGTTATTTCTTCTATTGATGATTATTTTAAAAGTTATCAGCCTGATATAGTTCTGGTTCAAGGAGATACAACAACGGTAATGGCTGTTTCCTTAGTTGCATTTTATCATAAAGTTAAAGTTGGTCATGTTGAAGCCGGATTAAGAACGTTTAAAAAATATTCTCCGTTTCCTGAAGAGATGAATAGAGTTTTGACATCAAGAATAGCTGAACTGCATTTTGCCCCAACAAAAATATCAATGAATAATTTACTAAATGAAGGAATTCCAAAGGATAGAATATTTGTAACCGGCAATACAGTTATTGATGCTCTTTATCTAGCTATTGATAAAGTTAATGAAGTTAATCCGATTATTGATGGACTAAAAGAAGTTAAAATAGAAGAATTGAAGCCATATGTTTTAATAACCGGGCATAGAAGGGAAAATTTTGGCGAAGGTTTTATTAACATCTGCGAATCCATTGCTCAACTTGCAGATAAATATAACAATTATCATTTTATATATCCGGTACATTTAAATCCAAATGTTCAGGAACCGGTTAATAAAATTCTTGGTAGAAAAAGAAATATTAAACTGCTTAATCCTCAGACATATCTTCCATTTATTTCATTAATGATGAATTCTGAAATAATTTTAACTGATTCCGGCGGTGTTCAAGAAGAAGCCCCAAGTTTAGGCAAGCCTGTTTTGGTTATGAGAGATGATACAGAACGACCAGAAGCTTTAAATGCGGGTACAGTAAAATTAGTTGGTACGGATAAGCTAAAAATAATTACCGAATTATCAAATCTTATTGATGATAAATCTGCTTATGAAAAAATGGCAAATTCTATTAATCCCTATGGAGATGGATTGGCTAGTAAACGAATTTCAGATATACTTTTAAATATGCTTTAA
- a CDS encoding DegT/DnrJ/EryC1/StrS family aminotransferase — MKVPLLDLKIQYQSLKKELDEAVLRVSESQYFILGPEVQKLEEQTCKYLGAKKAIGVSSGTDALLVALMAIDLNPGDEVIVPTYSFFATAGVVSRLNAVPVFVDSDPVTFNIDPAKIVEKITNKTKAIIPVHLYGQSADMDPIMKIAKNYNLKVIEDGAQAISAQYKDGKCVGTIGDIGCYSYFPSKNLGCFGDGGMVVTNDDELGDKLKILRVHGGEPKYYHSVIGGNFRIDAIQAAVLNVKLPHLDSWSEKRRKNAELYTSLFKSARLSQEEGKIEFDANNRILLPKAVYKEAAIESKNSSSPIVNYHIYNQYIIRVEKRDEMRNFLSENGIATEIYYPVPFHKQECFQDVLKNSKFKNATFPVADFAAESSIALPIYPELTEEQITYVVEKINEFFKN, encoded by the coding sequence ATGAAAGTTCCATTATTAGACCTAAAAATTCAATATCAATCATTGAAAAAAGAATTGGACGAAGCGGTTTTAAGAGTGTCGGAATCGCAGTATTTTATACTAGGGCCCGAAGTTCAAAAACTTGAAGAACAAACTTGTAAATATTTAGGTGCTAAAAAAGCAATTGGCGTTTCTTCAGGAACTGACGCATTACTTGTAGCTCTAATGGCAATTGATTTAAATCCCGGAGATGAAGTAATTGTTCCGACATATTCTTTTTTTGCTACCGCAGGAGTAGTGTCGAGACTTAATGCCGTACCGGTTTTTGTAGACAGCGATCCGGTAACATTCAATATAGATCCCGCTAAAATTGTAGAGAAAATCACAAATAAAACTAAAGCGATAATTCCGGTTCATTTATATGGTCAAAGCGCTGATATGGACCCTATAATGAAAATAGCGAAAAACTATAATCTAAAAGTAATTGAAGACGGCGCTCAAGCTATTTCCGCGCAATATAAAGATGGTAAATGTGTTGGCACAATAGGTGATATTGGGTGTTATTCATATTTCCCAAGTAAAAATTTGGGCTGTTTTGGTGATGGCGGAATGGTAGTTACAAATGATGACGAACTTGGCGATAAATTAAAAATTTTAAGAGTTCACGGCGGTGAGCCAAAATATTATCACAGCGTAATTGGCGGAAATTTTAGAATAGACGCAATACAGGCGGCAGTCTTAAATGTTAAACTTCCTCATCTGGATTCTTGGTCGGAAAAAAGAAGAAAAAATGCCGAATTATACACCTCGCTCTTTAAATCTGCCCGACTTTCGCAAGAAGAGGGTAAAATAGAATTTGATGCAAATAACAGAATATTACTTCCTAAAGCTGTTTATAAAGAAGCAGCAATTGAAAGCAAAAATTCGAGTTCTCCAATTGTAAATTATCACATTTACAATCAATATATTATAAGAGTTGAGAAACGCGATGAAATGAGAAACTTCTTGAGTGAAAATGGTATTGCTACTGAAATCTATTATCCGGTGCCGTTCCATAAACAAGAATGTTTCCAAGATGTATTGAAGAATTCGAAATTTAAAAACGCGACTTTCCCTGTCGCGGATTTTGCGGCTGAAAGTTCGATAGCTCTGCCAATATATCCTGAATTGACAGAAGAACAAATTACATATGTTGTTGAAAAAATAAACGAATTCTTTAAAAATTAA
- a CDS encoding glycosyltransferase yields the protein MVNQKIFSAEQNKNINNSSFFIKVEQVFFVLPAYNEEDSLPNLLKRISQLDSAYKIKIKVIVINDGSKDNTAKVTENASENLFLTLVNHEKNMGLGQAVQTGIKEALSQASINDIIIIMDADDTHDVALMDQMIKNIEDGADIVIASRFVNGGNDESAPIFRRFLSRGASLVFKTLLPLNNIKDFTSGYRAYRVGLLQKASFHYGETLIHEQGFACMVELLLKLRHWSPKIIEIPFFLRYDRKLGASKLKLFKTIIQYFKLGIRDRVSPSPRRI from the coding sequence ATGGTAAATCAAAAAATATTTTCAGCTGAACAGAATAAAAATATAAACAATTCGTCTTTTTTTATAAAAGTGGAACAAGTATTTTTTGTTTTACCCGCATATAATGAAGAAGATTCATTACCTAATTTGCTTAAGCGGATCTCACAGTTAGATTCTGCATATAAAATTAAAATTAAGGTAATAGTAATTAATGACGGCTCTAAAGATAATACAGCCAAAGTAACTGAAAACGCTTCAGAAAATTTATTTTTAACTCTCGTAAATCATGAAAAAAATATGGGCTTGGGTCAAGCAGTTCAAACTGGAATTAAAGAAGCTTTATCTCAAGCTTCGATAAATGATATTATTATTATTATGGATGCGGATGATACCCATGATGTTGCTTTAATGGATCAAATGATAAAAAATATTGAGGATGGCGCTGATATTGTAATTGCTTCGCGTTTTGTAAATGGTGGTAACGATGAAAGTGCGCCAATCTTTAGAAGATTTCTATCACGAGGCGCAAGTTTAGTTTTTAAAACTTTGCTTCCTTTAAATAATATAAAAGATTTTACAAGCGGATATAGAGCATATCGAGTAGGACTTTTGCAAAAAGCCTCATTTCATTATGGTGAAACTTTAATACATGAACAAGGTTTTGCCTGCATGGTTGAGTTACTATTAAAACTTAGACATTGGTCACCTAAAATAATTGAAATACCGTTTTTCTTAAGATACGACAGAAAACTGGGCGCAAGCAAATTGAAGTTGTTTAAAACAATTATTCAGTATTTTAAATTAGGTATAAGAGATAGAGTTTCACCAAGTCCGCGAAGAATATAA
- a CDS encoding FAD-dependent oxidoreductase, translated as MKKIVVIGGGIAGLAAAQNLSKDGYNVTLVESNDQLGGLGTFFNHNGNWIDKFYHCHMPTDESLLKLIDDIGLTEQLYWKPTRMGFIVDGNRYSFNTPIDLLKFKPISFFERLRFGIVSLSLRYLGKGKDLDNLPIEKWLKGLYGSNVWNKILKQLFLSKFGDHSGNLPSLYIWQRLGREKNIATRGYLKCGLKGFIDAVEKSILSKGGKILKNSPVKSLIQNGKSVEVILENEKITADWVISTIPIPQFSALVKNTDIGQNFSDPNLIYQGVVNALFFLKRPLDNYYWTPVVNSNTEFDGIVEMTELVEKSQYGNYNMVYTMKYCGRNSDLFKENERSIADRWKKQLINLYPDLNISENDIEDIKIFKAPFVEPIYPLGYSKIKPEIHIKGTNILLATSAQVYPNITSWNASAGLVDEVILKLKDLENS; from the coding sequence ATGAAAAAAATAGTAGTTATAGGCGGTGGAATAGCTGGATTAGCCGCTGCGCAAAATCTTTCCAAAGATGGATATAATGTCACTTTAGTCGAAAGTAATGATCAACTTGGCGGATTAGGTACTTTTTTTAACCATAATGGTAATTGGATTGATAAATTTTATCATTGTCATATGCCAACAGATGAATCATTATTAAAATTGATTGATGATATTGGATTGACCGAACAACTTTATTGGAAACCAACAAGAATGGGATTTATTGTTGACGGGAATAGGTATTCCTTTAACACTCCAATTGATCTGCTAAAATTTAAACCAATAAGTTTTTTTGAAAGATTAAGATTCGGTATTGTAAGTTTATCCCTCAGATATTTAGGAAAAGGGAAAGATTTGGACAATCTTCCTATAGAAAAGTGGCTTAAGGGACTCTATGGAAGCAATGTTTGGAATAAAATATTAAAGCAATTATTTCTTTCAAAATTTGGAGACCATTCGGGAAATCTGCCGTCATTATATATTTGGCAAAGACTCGGAAGAGAAAAAAATATTGCCACAAGGGGATATTTAAAATGCGGATTAAAAGGATTTATTGATGCGGTTGAAAAAAGTATTTTGTCAAAAGGAGGCAAAATTCTTAAAAATTCTCCGGTTAAAAGTTTAATTCAAAATGGAAAAAGTGTTGAAGTTATTCTTGAAAATGAAAAAATTACTGCCGATTGGGTTATTTCCACAATACCAATTCCACAGTTTAGCGCATTAGTAAAAAACACTGATATAGGCCAAAATTTTTCAGATCCAAATTTAATTTATCAAGGTGTGGTGAACGCGTTATTTTTCCTAAAACGACCATTGGATAATTATTATTGGACTCCTGTAGTCAATTCAAATACCGAATTCGACGGAATTGTAGAAATGACCGAATTGGTTGAAAAATCCCAATATGGAAATTATAATATGGTTTATACTATGAAATATTGCGGCAGAAACTCCGATCTCTTTAAAGAAAATGAGAGATCGATAGCCGATAGATGGAAGAAACAATTAATTAATTTATATCCGGATTTAAATATTTCGGAAAATGATATAGAAGATATAAAAATTTTTAAAGCACCTTTTGTTGAACCAATTTATCCCTTAGGCTATTCAAAAATTAAACCAGAAATTCATATAAAAGGAACAAATATTCTACTTGCAACCTCAGCACAAGTTTATCCTAACATTACTTCGTGGAATGCCAGTGCCGGTTTAGTTGACGAAGTAATTTTAAAACTTAAAGATTTAGAAAATAGTTGA
- a CDS encoding class I SAM-dependent methyltransferase, whose protein sequence is MVNCPDNCEIYHKPVNKINNYVIYDCTFCDHRFVKIEKEPEHVTANYGDTYFFSGESGGYPDYLKESEVLFQRGKKYAEILKKIGIKEGNLLDVGSAAGFILKGFISEGWNGEGIEPNLTMVNYARNELGLNVSQASLEQFESAIKYDCVIMIQVMAHFYDLEKVISKLNSLLDDGKYLLIETWDRKSITAKVLGWKWHEYSPPTVIHWFSAKSLIKMFEKNNFSLVKKGRLFKKINVDHARTLLSEKFKSKLLFKLLKLIPDKMNFIYPSEDLFYIILKKKANESKAYIF, encoded by the coding sequence ATGGTCAATTGTCCCGATAACTGCGAAATATATCACAAGCCTGTAAATAAGATCAATAATTATGTAATATATGATTGTACATTCTGCGATCATCGTTTTGTAAAAATTGAAAAAGAGCCGGAACACGTTACAGCAAATTATGGAGATACATATTTTTTCAGCGGTGAATCCGGCGGATATCCGGATTACTTGAAAGAATCGGAAGTACTTTTCCAAAGAGGGAAAAAATATGCGGAGATTTTAAAAAAAATAGGAATTAAAGAAGGAAATTTGCTTGATGTGGGTTCAGCTGCCGGGTTTATTCTTAAAGGTTTTATTTCGGAAGGCTGGAATGGCGAGGGAATTGAACCGAATTTAACTATGGTAAATTACGCGAGAAATGAACTTGGACTAAATGTGTCACAAGCTTCGCTTGAACAATTTGAAAGCGCAATAAAATATGACTGCGTAATTATGATTCAAGTAATGGCGCATTTTTATGATTTGGAAAAAGTGATTTCAAAGCTAAACTCATTGTTGGATGATGGTAAATACCTGCTTATAGAAACTTGGGATAGAAAAAGTATAACGGCAAAAGTCTTGGGCTGGAAATGGCATGAATATAGTCCGCCAACCGTAATCCACTGGTTTTCAGCAAAATCACTTATTAAAATGTTTGAAAAAAATAATTTTAGTTTGGTTAAAAAGGGAAGACTATTCAAAAAAATAAATGTTGATCATGCTAGAACTTTGCTATCGGAAAAATTCAAATCGAAGCTGTTATTTAAATTACTTAAATTAATTCCGGATAAAATGAATTTTATCTACCCTTCTGAAGATTTGTTTTATATAATTTTAAAAAAGAAAGCAAATGAATCAAAAGCTTATATTTTTTAA
- the asnB gene encoding asparagine synthase (glutamine-hydrolyzing), whose translation MCGLVGIINKNNKKVDLRLLERMASKIENRGPDDEGYFIDENIGFFHKRLSIIDISQGHQPMFSSENCIVYNGEIYNYIELREELKSKGHSFNTNSDTEVILKTYEEHGLECFNKLNGMFAFLIYDKRKKRLIAARDHFGIKPLYYYWDENHLIFASEIKALLEHPSIKAEFNLSSFDEYLTFQYVLGQNTLFKNIFKIEPGHYLNLNLDSMKFQYNKYWDLDFTIDKYHTESYFIDEIKKLLHDSIKTQLRSDVPVGAHLSGGIDSSIVTLMSSKLSENRLHTFTGAFNEGIEFDETRYASEVAADSQSIMHIIRPTEKEFIDLLPKLIYSLDEPVAGPGVFPQYMVSKLAAENVKVVLGGQGGDEIYGGYARYIVAYLEQALKGAIMENNDEGEHIVSLSSIIHNLPHLKQYTPMIQKFWGNGVFEPMDKRYFRLIDRYNGNENLLSDDFRTNYNKDAVFTKFQNLFNQPNTQSYFNKMTQYDLTSNLPALLHVEDRMSMSVSLESRVPLIDHRIVELVATIPPALKFHNGEMKYLLKKAASNILPKSILERKDKIGFAVPLHVWLKNDASNFFTDILSSTKARNRGIFKTDEILKSLSTEPMFGRKLWGIINIELWFQQFIDNN comes from the coding sequence ATGTGCGGATTAGTAGGAATAATAAACAAAAATAATAAAAAAGTAGATCTTCGATTACTTGAAAGGATGGCTTCTAAGATTGAAAATAGAGGTCCCGATGATGAAGGTTATTTTATTGATGAAAACATCGGGTTTTTCCACAAGCGTTTATCAATTATAGATATTTCGCAGGGTCACCAGCCAATGTTTTCTTCAGAAAATTGTATCGTTTACAACGGCGAAATTTACAACTATATTGAACTTAGAGAAGAATTAAAGAGTAAAGGTCATTCCTTTAACACAAATTCCGATACAGAAGTTATTCTGAAAACTTATGAAGAACACGGTTTGGAATGCTTTAATAAGTTAAACGGAATGTTCGCATTTCTTATTTATGACAAACGGAAAAAAAGATTAATTGCCGCAAGAGATCATTTCGGCATTAAGCCTCTATATTATTATTGGGATGAAAATCATCTTATTTTTGCTTCGGAAATAAAAGCTTTGCTGGAACATCCTTCAATTAAAGCCGAGTTCAATCTATCATCTTTTGACGAATATCTTACGTTTCAATATGTTTTGGGTCAAAATACATTATTTAAAAATATTTTTAAAATTGAACCTGGACATTATCTAAATTTGAATTTAGATTCAATGAAATTTCAATATAATAAATATTGGGATTTAGATTTCACAATTGATAAGTATCATACCGAATCTTATTTTATAGATGAAATAAAAAAATTACTGCATGATTCAATTAAGACTCAGCTGCGAAGTGATGTTCCCGTAGGCGCTCATTTAAGCGGCGGAATTGATTCTTCTATAGTTACTTTGATGAGTTCAAAACTCAGCGAAAATAGACTGCATACTTTTACCGGCGCTTTTAATGAAGGAATTGAATTTGATGAAACAAGATATGCATCTGAAGTAGCTGCGGACAGTCAATCTATAATGCATATTATACGCCCTACCGAAAAGGAATTCATAGATTTATTGCCGAAATTGATTTATTCACTTGACGAGCCGGTTGCCGGTCCAGGTGTATTTCCGCAATATATGGTTTCTAAACTAGCCGCGGAAAATGTTAAAGTTGTTTTAGGCGGACAAGGCGGAGATGAAATTTACGGCGGCTACGCGCGTTACATTGTAGCTTACCTTGAACAAGCGTTAAAAGGCGCGATAATGGAGAATAACGATGAAGGCGAACACATTGTATCTTTAAGTTCAATAATTCACAATTTGCCTCACTTAAAACAATACACGCCAATGATTCAAAAGTTTTGGGGAAACGGTGTTTTTGAACCAATGGATAAAAGATATTTTAGGCTAATAGACAGATATAACGGAAACGAAAATTTATTGAGTGATGATTTTAGAACGAACTATAATAAAGATGCGGTATTCACAAAATTTCAAAATTTATTCAATCAGCCGAACACACAATCTTATTTCAATAAAATGACTCAATATGATCTGACTTCAAATTTGCCCGCGCTTCTGCATGTGGAAGACAGAATGAGCATGTCGGTTTCTTTAGAATCACGTGTGCCGTTAATCGATCATAGAATTGTTGAATTGGTCGCAACAATTCCGCCCGCGCTAAAATTCCATAATGGTGAAATGAAATATCTTCTTAAAAAAGCCGCTTCAAATATTTTACCAAAATCTATTCTGGAAAGAAAAGATAAAATAGGATTTGCAGTACCTCTTCATGTATGGTTAAAAAATGACGCTTCAAATTTCTTTACGGATATTTTAAGTTCTACAAAAGCAAGAAACAGAGGAATATTTAAAACCGATGAAATATTAAAATCACTTTCTACCGAACCTATGTTCGGCAGAAAACTATGGGGAATTATAAATATTGAATTATGGTTCCAACAATTTATAGATAATAATTAA
- a CDS encoding nucleotide sugar dehydrogenase, with product MHKETSNENWSVQKIGVIGPGIVGMPMAALLANAEIKIGTNDPLQVIVVQRNSKTSGWKVDAINSGKSVIGGIEPELDEIVNKCVNNGTLKASHNYESLSDADVILVCVQTDKKSLEPDYGPLFSSLQDLAEALQKKPVNKKPMIVFESTLAPSTMNTIIKDFFSKYGLIEGKDIYLGNSPNRVMPGRLVERISAADKLIGGLQQITVDRIKQIYTNIVKQGFLYTTNSFTAEIVKTLENAYRDVRIAFSAEIANYCDKNNIDFYDLRDKVNLKLNQPDDASHNSNSIPVGGILIPTIGVGGHCLPKDGILLWWRKIESNGSTSNSLIMESRKINDESPATTIERAELNLGNLSGKKIALMGAAYRANSEDTRNSPTFELAKQLLNKNCTIKIHDPYVKETDQNLLKYNLQNYFTNDISYSIEDADFIIFCAAHQLYKERENLFIQKENLIGIFDGCNLFDKNTFKENKFKYSGIGRGNTKPDNYFVEFVFESFRIVEKGFANEINDLVDFYNSKYANKGFDFIEFDTVQKLAVSCTTGCELVSPDNINTMPEYKGYSSRLAKKSYEAFLTKA from the coding sequence ATGCATAAAGAAACTTCAAATGAAAATTGGTCAGTGCAAAAAATTGGGGTAATTGGACCCGGAATAGTTGGAATGCCAATGGCGGCGCTTTTGGCAAATGCCGAAATAAAAATTGGAACAAATGATCCATTACAAGTAATTGTTGTTCAACGAAATTCAAAAACTTCAGGATGGAAAGTTGACGCGATAAATTCAGGTAAATCTGTTATCGGTGGTATTGAACCCGAATTGGATGAAATAGTAAATAAATGTGTTAACAACGGAACTTTAAAAGCTTCACATAATTATGAATCTTTAAGTGATGCAGATGTAATATTAGTCTGTGTTCAAACCGATAAAAAAAGTTTGGAACCCGATTACGGACCTTTGTTTTCTTCACTTCAGGATTTAGCTGAAGCTTTGCAAAAAAAACCTGTCAATAAAAAACCAATGATTGTATTTGAATCAACTTTAGCTCCTTCTACAATGAACACAATTATTAAAGATTTCTTTTCAAAATATGGTTTGATTGAAGGGAAAGATATTTATTTGGGTAATAGTCCAAATAGAGTAATGCCTGGAAGACTGGTAGAACGAATTAGCGCTGCCGATAAATTGATTGGCGGACTTCAGCAAATTACCGTTGACAGAATTAAGCAAATATATACAAATATTGTAAAACAAGGATTCTTATATACAACAAACAGCTTTACCGCTGAAATTGTAAAAACACTTGAAAATGCTTATCGCGATGTAAGAATAGCTTTCTCCGCTGAAATTGCAAACTATTGCGATAAAAACAATATCGATTTTTACGATCTAAGAGATAAAGTAAACTTAAAGTTAAATCAGCCGGATGACGCGAGCCACAATTCAAATTCAATTCCGGTTGGAGGAATTTTAATCCCAACAATTGGCGTCGGAGGCCATTGTCTGCCCAAAGACGGAATTCTGCTATGGTGGAGAAAAATTGAAAGCAATGGCAGTACTTCAAACAGTTTGATTATGGAATCTCGTAAAATAAACGATGAATCTCCTGCCACAACAATTGAGCGAGCAGAACTGAATTTGGGTAATTTATCCGGTAAAAAAATCGCTTTAATGGGAGCCGCTTACAGAGCAAATTCTGAAGATACAAGAAATTCACCAACTTTTGAGTTGGCAAAACAATTACTTAATAAAAACTGCACAATTAAAATTCATGATCCATATGTAAAAGAAACTGATCAAAATTTATTGAAATATAATCTGCAGAATTATTTTACCAATGATATTTCGTATTCAATAGAAGATGCGGATTTTATCATATTCTGCGCCGCACATCAATTGTATAAAGAACGTGAAAATTTGTTTATCCAAAAAGAAAATTTAATTGGAATCTTTGACGGATGTAATTTATTTGATAAAAATACTTTCAAAGAAAATAAGTTTAAGTATTCTGGCATCGGAAGAGGAAATACTAAACCAGATAATTATTTCGTTGAATTTGTATTTGAAAGCTTTAGAATAGTTGAAAAAGGTTTTGCCAACGAAATTAATGATCTAGTTGATTTTTACAATTCAAAATATGCAAATAAAGGATTTGATTTTATTGAATTCGATACAGTTCAAAAATTGGCAGTAAGCTGCACAACAGGCTGTGAGTTGGTCAGTCCCGATAATATTAATACTATGCCAGAATATAAAGGTTATTCATCCAGGTTGGCAAAAAAATCATACGAAGCATTTTTAACAAAAGCATAA